One region of Nitrospira sp. genomic DNA includes:
- a CDS encoding DUF1264 domain-containing protein — protein MFRNLCVLGASTIALALGGPALAADMKPGPADGFDIHVMAPHKMEDGSVAGPFHHYCKAVKPEVLQCLLFESTDPNAVLTDVEYFVAKPVSRSAVPLDVWNKFYHDHEVEIATGRVQVLDMPDAQAKEVAAAAAKTDGIIFHLWPKGAKAPDGSVEHPTSVGHKPRTE, from the coding sequence ATGTTTCGAAATCTTTGTGTGCTCGGTGCGAGCACCATTGCGCTCGCCCTCGGCGGGCCTGCGCTTGCGGCGGATATGAAGCCGGGTCCAGCGGACGGATTCGACATTCACGTCATGGCACCCCATAAGATGGAAGATGGGTCGGTGGCGGGCCCGTTCCATCACTATTGTAAGGCCGTCAAACCGGAAGTCTTGCAATGTCTGCTGTTCGAATCTACGGATCCCAATGCCGTGCTGACCGACGTGGAGTATTTTGTAGCCAAGCCTGTGTCACGGTCGGCGGTACCTCTCGATGTCTGGAACAAGTTCTATCACGACCATGAGGTCGAAATAGCAACCGGGCGTGTTCAGGTGCTGGACATGCCTGATGCTCAAGCCAAAGAAGTGGCGGCGGCGGCGGCCAAGACGGATGGCATTATTTTTCACTTGTGGCCGAAGGGCGCGAAGGCTCCGGATGGATCGGTGGAGCATCCGACGTCCGTGGGGCATAAACCGCGGACGGAGTAA